The genomic segment TTAAGTAATATGCATCATAATAACCGGAGGATAGCGTGTATGTTCCAAGCATTATTCTTCTCTTTACTTCGTTTCCAAAACCTGCGGACCGCGTTTTTTCGTACATTTCAATCAGCGTTTCTGATTCAGCACGCCTGCCATACCTTACACCGTCATATCTAGCTAAATTCGCAGATGCTTCAGACGGTGCAATAATATAATAAACACTGACGGCATATTTTGTATGGGGAAGAGAAACATCTTTTATTTGTGCTCCTAATTTTTCAAAAACTTTTATCGAATCTTTGACAGAATTTTCAACTTCCTTATCAACACCTTCTATAAAATATTCTTTGGGAATCCCTATTTTTATGCCTTTGATATCCTTTTTAATTTCGGTCAAATAATCATCCACAGGTAAATCCACAGATGTGGAATCTTTTTTATCATAACCGGAAATAGCCCTTAAAATTAAAGCACTATCTTCAACATTCCTGGCAAAAGGACCTATCTGGTCGAGTGAAGAAGCAAATGCGACTAACCCATATCTTGAAACCCTGCCATATGTCGGTTTTATACCGGCAACACCACATAAAGAAGCCGGTTGTCTTATTGAACCCCCGGTATCTGAACCAAGCGAAACGGGCGACATACGAGATGCAACCGAACAGGCACTTCCGCCCGAAGAACCGCCTGGTATCCTTTCCAGATCCCATGGGTTTTTTGTTGTAAAAAACGCAGAGTTTTCGGTTGACGAACCCATAGCGAATTCATCCATATTTGTTTTACCTATAATTACAGCACCTTCGCTTTTTAATTTTTCTATAACTGTTGCACTATACGGAGCAATATAGTTTTCAAGTATTTTTGACGAACAAGTTGTCTTTTCGCCTTTAATACAAATATTATCTTTAATTGCGATAGGAAGCCCGGCGAGCAGACCAGAAGAACCGTTTTTGTCAATATCCTCAGCCCGTTTCAATGCCTTTTCAGTAAAAACTGCATTGAAAGCAGAAACCTTTTTGTCCAATTTTTCAATCTGCTGCAAATATCCTTTCACAACCTCTCTTGCAGAGATTTCCCGTTTTTTTATTTTTTCAACAATTTCACAAGCAGTAAGATTTTTCAATTCCATACTATACCTTGATAGTTATAGGGTTATAGAGTTTTAGGGTTTTAGTGTTTAACCCTATAACTCTACGAACTCTACAAACTCTATAACTAAATAACTTTTTTTACTTTAAAAAACCTATCTTCCCGCTCAGGAGCATTATTAATTATATCATCTGCTTCTTCAGATTTTTTAGCTTCGTCTTCCCGGAAAACATTCTTCATCTCGATTGCATGCGATGTCGGCAGGACATTAGAAGTATCCAGTTTATTCAACTCATCCATATATTCCAAAATGGCATTTAGTTGTTTGGTATATTGCATTTTTTCTTCTTCTGTCAAAAGAAGCCGCGCAAGTTTCGCAACATATTCAACATCTTTTATTGTAATTTTCATTTATTTACCACTATTTACCAGACGCTTTTGTGACGGTGTGTCATCTTGTTGAACTTTCGTCTCAGTAAAAAATATTCATTAAACGGTCTGTCATCAGTAATTGAATAATCGACATCATCTGTTACAATTTTTCCAATCGGAACTTCATTCTGCAATAAAGCACGATACAACTGTTCTGGTTTTTTACCCGGATTCCACTCTACCAAATCATTGGCAGCAAGCGGTGGAATCCGCACGATAAAATTATTAACACTCGGCATTTCAAATGGTTTCATAGAAGCAAAAAAATGAAATCCCCAATTTTCTATTGAGTGGAAAACCCGCACATACGGGAACTCCAAACTTATAGATTTTGCAATAGCTTTAAAAGTCATTTCCTCTCCAAAAGGAAACCATTGTGCCAGAATACCGTCATCTTTTAACCTGGTTTTTAAAAGCCGATAAAATTCGACTGAATAAAGCAGACTGGACCCTGAAGAAGCTATAGGTGGCGGCGGGTCTATTGCAATCAAATCAAATTTCTCAGAGGTTCGCTTCAAGAATCTTCTACCGTCATCTATAACAATTGTAGCATTAGGTTTTTCCATAACCTCTTTTGCATCATCAAAATAAAAACCGAATGCATCTTTGACACTCGGTACCAGTTCTACCGCAGTGGTCTTGATTCCCCACGAAACAGCTGACCTGAAAGTTGTTCCCATTCCGAAACATATTATAAGAGCGGATTCCGGTTTTCTATTCCTGATAGTTAACGGGATATGTGCCATATATTTCGTAATAGGAGTAAGAGATGTCATGCCGATACCATTAACCAGAAGTTCTTTCTGCCTTCCTTTGCCTAATGAAATAACTGTGGCTACATAATCACGACGTATCTGTCCTGGTTTATATAGTACAATATCCTCATAGTTTACAGAAAAAAACAATGAATAAACTATAAGAACAACAGTAAAAATACTTGCAACAACAGTTTTAAAAATATTGTTCTGCCAAATCTTTTTCAGATAGTAAACAAAATATATGATAAATGGAATTAAAAATAAGAAAAGTGAAATTTTTACTCCAACAAAAGGAAGAAAAATATAACCGGCAACCAGCGGTCCGACAATACAGCCAACGGTATTGACTGCATATGCCCTTCCTGCAAATTTCGGGTTACCTTGTGAAAACTCGTCAACCAATTTTGGAGTCAAATAACCAAGTGTGGCACAAAACGGAAAAATACTTATTAAAGCAACTGCTATTTTTGCGTCAGCTCGCAGTATTTGCCATAAACGAAGATCACTTGCTAAAATCGGCAAAAAACTAAAACATAC from the Elusimicrobiota bacterium genome contains:
- the gatA gene encoding Asp-tRNA(Asn)/Glu-tRNA(Gln) amidotransferase subunit GatA — protein: MELKNLTACEIVEKIKKREISAREVVKGYLQQIEKLDKKVSAFNAVFTEKALKRAEDIDKNGSSGLLAGLPIAIKDNICIKGEKTTCSSKILENYIAPYSATVIEKLKSEGAVIIGKTNMDEFAMGSSTENSAFFTTKNPWDLERIPGGSSGGSACSVASRMSPVSLGSDTGGSIRQPASLCGVAGIKPTYGRVSRYGLVAFASSLDQIGPFARNVEDSALILRAISGYDKKDSTSVDLPVDDYLTEIKKDIKGIKIGIPKEYFIEGVDKEVENSVKDSIKVFEKLGAQIKDVSLPHTKYAVSVYYIIAPSEASANLARYDGVRYGRRAESETLIEMYEKTRSAGFGNEVKRRIMLGTYTLSSGYYDAYYLKAQKVRTLIKNDFDEVFKDVDVILTPTSPSVAFKIGEKVADPLQMYLSDIFTISCNLAGICGISIPCGFSSNNMPIGLQLLGKPFDEKTILKVGYNFQKQTGYHLKTPNV
- the gatC gene encoding Asp-tRNA(Asn)/Glu-tRNA(Gln) amidotransferase subunit GatC, translated to MKITIKDVEYVAKLARLLLTEEEKMQYTKQLNAILEYMDELNKLDTSNVLPTSHAIEMKNVFREDEAKKSEEADDIINNAPEREDRFFKVKKVI